The following coding sequences are from one Poecile atricapillus isolate bPoeAtr1 unplaced genomic scaffold, bPoeAtr1.hap1 scaffold_372, whole genome shotgun sequence window:
- the MGAT1 gene encoding alpha-1,3-mannosyl-glycoprotein 2-beta-N-acetylglucosaminyltransferase, which produces MLKKTTLALAGAALFLAWNCLLLLFLWSRPASFPAPPEIPENSRHLPAQLLRLAQDAESELRLQRQLLLQIQLSSRLRRQKTPKPPQISTAAPDPEFPVIPVLVLACDRSSVRRCLDKILLYRPSARRFPVIVSQDCGHAETAAVIASYGRAVAHIRQPDLSDVPVPPEHRKFQGYYRISRHYRWALGQVFRTFRYRAAIVVEDDLEVAPDFFEYFQAVLPLLRGDPTLWCASAWNDNGREGLVDAARAELLYRTDFFPGLGWLLLAELWEELEPKWPAAFWDDWMRQPEQRRGRSCVRPEVSRTMTFGRKGVSHGQFFDQYLKFIKLNDRFVPFTQMDLSYLKKDEYERFFLQQVYSAPEIQLEELQKGTGRDSGPVRLQYRGRDSFKVLAKALGLMDDLKSGVPRAGYRGVVSVVCRGRRVFLAPPSDWTGYDPSWS; this is translated from the coding sequence ATGCTCAAGAAGACCACCCTTGCTCTGGCCGGGGCCGCGCTCTTCCTCGCCTGGaactgcctcctcctcctcttcctctggaGCCGCCCCGCCTCCTTCCCGGCCCCTCCGGAAATTCCGGAAAATTCCCGCCACCTCCCGGCCCAGCTCCTCCGCCTGGCCCAGGACGCCGAGTCCGAGCTCCGCCTCCAGCGCCAGCTCCTCCTCCAAATTCAACTCTCCTCCCGCCTCCGCCGCCAAAAAACCCCGAAACCGCCCCAAATCTCCACCGCGGCGCCGGATCCGGAATTCCCggtgatcccggtgctggtgcTGGCCTGCGACCGCAGCTCCGTGCGGCGCTGCCTGGATAAAATCCTCCTCTACCGGCCCAGCGCCCGCCGCTTCCCGGTCATCGTCTCTCAGGACTGCGGCCACGCCGAGACGGCGGCGGTCATCGCCTCCTACGGCCGCGCCGTGGCTCACATCCGCCAGCCCGACCTGTCGGACGTGCCGGTGCCGCCGGAGCACCGCAAGTTCCAGGGTTATTACCGCATCTCCCGGCACTACCGCTGGGCGCTGGGCCAGGTGTTCCGCACCTTCCGCTACCGCGCCGCCATCGTGGTGGAGGACGACCTGGAGGTGGCTCCGGATTTCTTCGAGTATTTCCAGGCGGTTCTGCCGCTCCTGCGCGGGGATCCCACGCTCTGGTGCGCCTCGGCGTGGAACGACAACGGCCGCGAGGGGCTGGTGGACGCGGCGCGCGCCGAGCTCCTCTACCGCACCGATTTCTTCCCCGGCTTGGGTTGGTTGTTGTTGGCGGAActttgggaagagctggagccCAAATGGCCGGCGGCGTTTTGGGACGATTGGATGAGGCAGCCGGAGCAGCGGCGCGGCCGCTCCTGCGTCCGGCCGGAGGTGTCCAGGACGATGACCTTCGGCCGCAAGGGCGTGAGCCACGGGCAGTTCTTCGATCAGTACCTAAAGTTCATCAAACTCAACGACCGCTTCGTGCCTTTCACCCAAATGGACCTTTCTTACCTCAAAAAGGACGAGTACGAACGTTTCTTCCTCCAGCAGGTTTACTCCGCTCCCGAAATCCAACTGGAGGAGCTCCAGAAAGGAACGGGGAGGGATTCGGGGCCGGTCAGGCTCCAATATCGAGGCCGAGATTCCTTCAAGGTTTTGGCCAAAGCTTTGGGTTTGATGGACGACCTCAAATCCGGCGTCCCCCGCGCCGGTTACCGCGGCGTGGTCA